A genomic window from Lentibacter algarum includes:
- a CDS encoding protein-L-isoaspartate O-methyltransferase encodes MTNFADRRRMMVDNQVRPSDVTKYPIIEALLSVERENFVPQALREAAYLGENLAFSKDRVLLEPRTLAKMLDALDITADELVLDLGAGMGYSSAVIAQMAQAVIAVEEDETLARDAETLLAETGVVNAVVETGPIAAGAPQHGPYDVITVEGAVEVVPQAIIDQLKDGGRMAAIFADGNLGTVRIGLKVNGQMNWRFSFNASAPVLAGFEREEAFSL; translated from the coding sequence ATGACAAATTTTGCCGATCGCCGCCGCATGATGGTGGACAATCAGGTGCGTCCCTCCGATGTCACCAAATACCCTATCATCGAAGCCTTGCTGAGTGTTGAGCGCGAAAACTTTGTGCCACAAGCCCTGCGAGAGGCAGCTTATCTTGGTGAAAACCTTGCATTTTCCAAAGATCGTGTCCTGCTTGAGCCACGCACACTTGCCAAAATGCTCGATGCGCTCGACATCACCGCAGACGAGCTCGTGCTCGATTTGGGCGCAGGCATGGGCTACTCCTCTGCTGTAATCGCTCAAATGGCGCAAGCCGTCATTGCTGTCGAAGAAGACGAGACGCTGGCCCGCGATGCAGAGACGCTCTTGGCCGAAACAGGCGTTGTGAATGCGGTCGTTGAGACAGGGCCGATCGCCGCAGGTGCTCCTCAGCACGGGCCATATGATGTGATCACTGTTGAAGGCGCTGTTGAAGTCGTGCCGCAAGCGATCATTGATCAGCTTAAAGACGGTGGCCGTATGGCAGCTATCTTTGCCGACGGAAATCTCGGCACTGTGCGTATTGGTCTGAAGGTTAACGGCCAGATGAACTGGCGCTTTTCGTTCAATGCAAGCGCACCCGTGCTGGCTGGGTTTGAACGCGAAGAAGCCTTTAGTCTCTAA
- the mnhG gene encoding monovalent cation/H(+) antiporter subunit G, translating into MTFEVIGTYATAIFLLIGSGFALVGVLGLLKFNDSMTRLHAPTKVGTVGIGALLLASMTYSYVSGAPSMHELLIMAFLFVTAPISANFIAKVNIHLRTCETPPAPPRDDTWSTLKAPEDDQDLGPASDT; encoded by the coding sequence ATGACTTTTGAAGTTATAGGAACCTACGCCACAGCGATCTTTCTTCTTATCGGATCAGGCTTTGCGCTTGTCGGTGTGCTCGGTCTACTCAAGTTCAACGACTCCATGACGCGGCTTCACGCGCCGACAAAAGTTGGAACAGTGGGCATCGGCGCACTGCTTCTTGCGTCGATGACCTACTCCTACGTCTCGGGCGCGCCCTCAATGCACGAGCTCTTGATCATGGCGTTTCTATTTGTCACGGCGCCGATCTCGGCGAATTTTATTGCCAAAGTGAACATTCATCTGCGCACTTGCGAAACCCCGCCTGCGCCGCCGCGGGATGACACTTGGTCAACGCTAAAAGCACCTGAAGACGATCAGGATTTAGGCCCTGCAAGCGACACGTAA
- a CDS encoding monovalent cation/H+ antiporter subunit D: MSHWIIAPIVLPALLAPFIVLAARYHIGIQRALSLAGVVALVVIATALALQASDGTITLYRLSDWAAPFGIVLVADALSTLMVLLTSVLALFVLLYAIGSGWDNRGRHFHALFQFQLMGIIGAFLTGDLFNLFVFFEVLLIASYGLMIHAGGNARMRAGVQYVLFNLIGSTLFLFALGAIYAETGTLNMADLAQRVALIGPEETVGIRVAAVLLLLVFAIKAALVPLHFWLPSSYAEAPAPVAALFAIMTKVGAYAIIRVYTLIFPPELAATQGLHDLWLLPAALVSVAIGMMGVLAAKKLDRLVAFAVIGSMGMVMVTLSLFTPEGIAAALYYIIHSTLAGAALFLIADLVRTGRGGLDLNAQPPMAGAALTAGFFFVGAIAMAGLPPLSGFLGKLLVLNASFSVPQAAWIWGVVLVSSLVSILGFARAGSILFWKAESLTLEEADPSRSVPRPLSYVAVGGLIVLLAAHTVFAGQMHGYTSKIAGQLFDPAPYMLKVLDTPGKLSQPKEGH, encoded by the coding sequence ATGAGCCACTGGATCATCGCTCCCATCGTTCTACCCGCTCTGCTTGCGCCCTTTATCGTGCTGGCGGCGCGCTATCATATCGGCATTCAGCGCGCCCTTTCGCTCGCGGGTGTGGTGGCGCTTGTTGTGATCGCAACTGCGCTTGCGTTGCAGGCGTCTGATGGCACAATCACGCTCTATCGTCTGAGTGACTGGGCTGCACCCTTTGGCATTGTGCTCGTCGCTGATGCGCTCTCGACCCTTATGGTCTTGCTGACGAGCGTTCTCGCGCTGTTTGTGTTGCTCTATGCTATCGGTTCAGGCTGGGACAATCGCGGCCGACATTTTCATGCCTTGTTCCAGTTTCAGCTCATGGGCATCATCGGCGCTTTCTTGACGGGCGATTTGTTCAACCTCTTTGTTTTCTTTGAGGTGTTGCTCATAGCCTCCTACGGCCTGATGATCCACGCAGGCGGAAACGCACGGATGCGGGCAGGGGTTCAATATGTGTTGTTCAATCTGATCGGTTCAACGCTCTTTCTTTTTGCGCTTGGCGCGATTTATGCCGAGACAGGCACCCTCAATATGGCCGATCTGGCCCAGCGTGTTGCGCTCATCGGCCCCGAGGAAACCGTTGGCATCCGTGTCGCCGCCGTGCTCTTGCTGCTTGTGTTTGCAATCAAGGCTGCGCTTGTGCCGCTGCACTTCTGGTTGCCTTCGAGCTATGCCGAAGCCCCTGCACCCGTGGCTGCTCTCTTCGCGATTATGACAAAGGTGGGTGCCTATGCGATCATCCGTGTCTATACGCTGATTTTCCCGCCAGAGCTTGCCGCAACGCAGGGCTTGCATGATCTCTGGCTCTTGCCTGCTGCGCTGGTTTCCGTTGCAATCGGTATGATGGGCGTGCTCGCTGCGAAAAAGCTCGACAGGCTGGTGGCCTTTGCGGTGATCGGTTCGATGGGTATGGTCATGGTGACGCTCTCGCTGTTCACGCCCGAAGGCATCGCCGCCGCGCTCTATTACATTATTCATTCCACGCTCGCGGGCGCCGCGCTCTTTCTGATTGCTGATCTCGTGCGCACTGGCCGTGGCGGCCTTGATTTGAACGCCCAACCGCCCATGGCTGGCGCCGCTCTGACGGCGGGGTTTTTCTTTGTCGGAGCGATTGCGATGGCGGGTCTGCCGCCGCTCTCAGGCTTCCTGGGCAAGCTTCTCGTGTTGAACGCAAGCTTCTCTGTACCTCAGGCGGCGTGGATCTGGGGCGTGGTGCTTGTGTCCAGTCTCGTCAGCATCCTCGGCTTTGCGCGGGCGGGCAGTATCCTGTTCTGGAAAGCCGAGAGTCTGACGCTTGAGGAAGCTGATCCTTCGCGCTCTGTGCCGCGGCCTTTGTCTTACGTCGCTGTCGGTGGGCTGATCGTGCTTTTGGCTGCGCATACGGTCTTTGCGGGGCAGATGCATGGTTATACAAGCAAAATTGCAGGGCAGCTCTTTGACCCTGCGCCCTATATGTTGAAGGTGCTCGATACGCCCGGCAAGTTGAGCCAACCAAAGGAGGGCCACTGA
- a CDS encoding Na+/H+ antiporter subunit C: MEFLVASAIGILTAGGIYLVLRLRTFPVILGISLLTYAVNVFLFTSGRLTIAGAPILRDGVTHYADPLPQALVLTAIVISFGMTAVVVMIGLGAFLGSNDDHVDDQPETETADAEGRS, translated from the coding sequence ATGGAATTTCTGGTTGCCTCAGCGATTGGTATTCTCACGGCAGGTGGGATTTATCTTGTGCTGCGTCTGCGCACGTTTCCTGTGATCCTTGGGATTTCACTGCTCACTTACGCTGTGAACGTCTTTCTCTTTACGTCTGGGCGCCTCACCATCGCTGGTGCGCCGATTTTGCGCGATGGCGTCACGCATTATGCAGACCCGCTCCCGCAGGCTCTGGTTCTGACGGCTATTGTGATTTCCTTCGGGATGACCGCCGTTGTCGTTATGATCGGGCTAGGCGCGTTCCTTGGCTCAAATGACGATCATGTAGATGACCAACCTGAGACAGAGACAGCCGATGCGGAGGGCCGATCATGA
- a CDS encoding TolC family outer membrane protein codes for MWLGLTKKAMRGVAVATALVFTLGASADKLQAETLADALVGAYQNSGLLDKNRALLRAADEDVAVAMAALRPIVGWTSSLTYSYSDAVSGSAPLGVTSESVSTTVGLAAELMLYDGGANRLRMDIAKETVLATRESLVSVEQQVLMSAVDAYFEVRRATEFVRLRRNNLRVISEELRAARDRFEVGEVTRTDVSIAEARLAATRAQLAAAEGDLARGVESYRAVVGRKPGALNAPKAIKSPATSLDGAKALALRTHPDLKRVQHQVSASELGILVAEAGKRPQLKITSNIGVSDTFNSANGGESASLGLSASQPIYQGGRLSALERKARAQRDSARADLHIGQLQIAQNVGNAWAQLNVARATSAASSEQVSAAQVAFRGVREEATLGARTTLDVLDAEQELLDARASLVSAQIDEVRAGYMLLATMGLLTAERLNLNVPRYDPAAYYNLVKTAPTSSSKQGKQLDRVLKSLGKE; via the coding sequence ATGTGGCTTGGATTGACGAAAAAAGCGATGCGCGGTGTCGCGGTTGCAACAGCCCTTGTCTTCACGTTGGGCGCGAGTGCTGACAAGCTCCAAGCTGAGACGCTCGCGGACGCTCTTGTCGGAGCCTACCAAAACAGTGGTCTGCTTGACAAAAACCGCGCGCTCTTGCGTGCTGCAGATGAAGATGTGGCCGTCGCTATGGCCGCGTTGCGCCCGATTGTCGGCTGGACCAGCTCGCTTACGTATTCATATTCAGATGCGGTTTCAGGCAGTGCGCCTCTCGGCGTAACCTCAGAATCCGTTTCCACCACAGTCGGCTTGGCCGCGGAGCTGATGCTCTATGATGGTGGGGCCAATCGCTTACGCATGGATATCGCGAAAGAAACTGTTCTGGCGACGCGCGAGTCACTTGTCTCTGTTGAGCAGCAGGTGCTGATGTCGGCAGTGGACGCCTATTTCGAAGTCCGCCGCGCGACGGAGTTTGTGCGCCTGCGCCGCAACAACCTGCGTGTTATTTCTGAAGAACTGCGTGCCGCACGCGACCGTTTCGAAGTGGGTGAGGTCACTCGCACAGATGTGTCCATCGCCGAAGCTCGTTTGGCAGCGACCCGTGCCCAGCTTGCCGCGGCCGAGGGCGATCTGGCCCGTGGGGTCGAAAGCTACCGCGCGGTTGTTGGTCGCAAGCCTGGCGCTTTGAACGCGCCCAAAGCCATCAAGTCGCCAGCGACGTCACTTGATGGCGCCAAGGCCCTTGCTCTGAGAACCCATCCTGATCTCAAGCGTGTTCAGCATCAGGTGAGCGCATCCGAGCTTGGTATTCTTGTCGCCGAAGCGGGCAAAAGACCTCAGCTCAAAATCACCAGCAACATCGGCGTCAGCGACACCTTCAATTCAGCCAACGGTGGTGAAAGCGCGAGCCTTGGCCTTTCGGCCAGCCAGCCGATTTATCAAGGTGGGCGCCTTAGTGCGCTAGAACGCAAGGCACGCGCGCAGCGCGATTCTGCGCGTGCAGATCTTCACATCGGCCAGCTGCAAATCGCTCAGAACGTTGGCAACGCTTGGGCGCAGCTTAATGTGGCGCGCGCAACCTCTGCTGCCAGCTCTGAACAGGTAAGCGCGGCGCAGGTGGCGTTCCGTGGGGTGCGCGAAGAAGCCACTCTCGGCGCTCGTACGACACTAGATGTACTTGATGCAGAGCAAGAGCTACTGGACGCGCGCGCAAGCCTCGTGTCGGCGCAGATTGATGAGGTCCGTGCAGGATATATGCTCCTTGCAACCATGGGCCTTCTGACAGCCGAACGGCTTAATCTCAATGTGCCCCGGTATGATCCTGCCGCCTATTATAACCTCGTTAAAACAGCTCCAACCAGCAGCTCAAAGCAAGGCAAGCAGCTGGACCGTGTGCTTAAATCACTCGGCAAAGAGTAA
- a CDS encoding Na+/H+ antiporter subunit E — MLGRAFRWLMPHPFLTLLLAVVWIVLQNEFSAGMAVFGVILGILIPWGTSAWWPDTPHRFRLFKMIRYSFLVMWDIMVANVQVAWIVLTVPNAKLKPAWIVVPLDLLEPEAITMLAGTITLTPGTVSADLSDEGHSLLVHVLHTEDPDAVRDDIKSRYEARLKEIFS, encoded by the coding sequence ATGCTAGGACGTGCATTCCGCTGGCTTATGCCACATCCGTTTCTGACACTGCTGCTCGCTGTCGTCTGGATCGTGCTGCAAAACGAGTTCTCCGCTGGCATGGCTGTCTTCGGTGTGATCCTAGGGATCCTGATCCCTTGGGGAACTTCCGCGTGGTGGCCCGATACGCCCCATCGCTTCCGCCTCTTCAAGATGATCCGCTACAGCTTCCTTGTGATGTGGGACATCATGGTCGCCAATGTGCAGGTTGCATGGATTGTGCTTACCGTACCAAACGCCAAGCTCAAACCCGCATGGATTGTCGTCCCGCTTGATCTTTTGGAGCCCGAGGCCATCACCATGCTCGCAGGAACAATCACTCTCACGCCAGGGACAGTCTCTGCCGATCTGTCTGATGAGGGCCACAGCCTTTTGGTGCATGTTCTCCACACCGAGGATCCGGACGCCGTGCGCGACGATATTAAGAGCCGCTATGAGGCCCGCCTGAAGGAGATTTTCTCATGA
- a CDS encoding K+/H+ antiporter subunit F, which yields MMSAPDLMSLALSIAFISLAVAQLMCMIRLVLGPSTGDRILALDTMVINALGLVILLGIHQGVRIYFEVSLLIAMLGFVSTVALARFILRGDIIE from the coding sequence ATGATGTCTGCTCCCGATCTGATGAGCTTAGCGCTCAGCATTGCCTTTATATCGCTCGCTGTGGCGCAGCTGATGTGTATGATCCGCCTCGTTCTTGGCCCAAGCACAGGCGATCGTATCTTGGCGCTCGATACCATGGTGATCAATGCGCTCGGCCTCGTGATCCTGCTGGGCATTCACCAAGGTGTGCGGATTTATTTTGAAGTCTCCTTGCTCATCGCAATGCTTGGCTTCGTGTCCACAGTCGCACTTGCGCGATTCATTCTGCGGGGGGACATCATCGAATGA